DNA from Polaribacter sp. NJDZ03:
AAATTAAAAGAATACAAATTTTACAAAAAAATAAATCATGAGTTACACAGCATTTTTAATTCTAATTTTGATTGTAGCCGTTGCATTAATCTTAATTGTGATGGTTCAAAATCCTAAAGGTGGAGGATTAACTTCTTCTTTTGGAGGTAGTGGAGCACAATCTTTGGGTGGTGTACAAAACACTAACAATTTCTTAGACAGAACAACTTGGACTTTAGCTATTGCTATGTTTGCCTTAATTTTATTAGCAAACTTTGCAATTCCAAGAAGTGGAGACAACAACTTTCAGTTAAACGATACTTTAGATGGTATTGAAACTTCTACACCTGTTGAAAACACAACTCCTATAACTAACGATAGTTTAAATTAACTATCCGTTAGAGATAATTTAAAATGCCAACGTAAATGACACGTTGGCATTTTTTTTGCGCCTAAAATTTAACAATAAAATCAATCAAAGAAAAATTGTCAGTTTTAGTGTAATGGCACAATTTCTGACAATTTACTGTTAGTAACATATAAATTAATTATCTAAAAATATAACAATGGGATTAAACATTAAACCTTTAGCAGACAGAGTTCTTGTAGAGCCTGCTCCAGCAGAAACAAAAACAGCGTCAGGATTAATTATACCTGATAACGCAAAAGAAAAACCACAACAAGGAACTGTTGTTGCTGTTGGAAACGGAAAGGTAGACGAGC
Protein-coding regions in this window:
- the groES gene encoding co-chaperone GroES, which produces MGLNIKPLADRVLVEPAPAETKTASGLIIPDNAKEKPQQGTVVAVGNGKVDEPLTVKIGDTVLYSKYGGTDLKLEGKDYLMMRESDILAII
- the secG gene encoding preprotein translocase subunit SecG is translated as MSYTAFLILILIVAVALILIVMVQNPKGGGLTSSFGGSGAQSLGGVQNTNNFLDRTTWTLAIAMFALILLANFAIPRSGDNNFQLNDTLDGIETSTPVENTTPITNDSLN